In a genomic window of Anoxybacter fermentans:
- the murG gene encoding undecaprenyldiphospho-muramoylpentapeptide beta-N-acetylglucosaminyltransferase produces the protein MRFIITGGGTGGHIYPALSIAEGLKKEFDNPEILYIGTRSGLEKEVVPRAGYPIEFIQASGLSRKISFDNLKTLLRTLYGVGQSIVIIKRFKPDLVIGTGGFVAGPVMLAAILLGKSTLIHEQNAYPGLTNRLISKYVDHIAISFEESKKYFKGKKITHTGNPIRKEILTRTRNEGYKNLQLDRNKKTLLVFGGSGGAKSLNQAMLDFYKFIQKNPDFQLIHVTGKRDYKEHLKEIKERGIELSPRIRIEEYLYQIEDAYAVADLIIGRAGAITLAEITARGIPAILIPFPYATENHQEHNARTLEKKGAARVILDHQLTGDKLAEMVNEIFSTQGLIKRMKEASLKLGRPDAEERIINIIKEILNK, from the coding sequence ATGAGATTTATAATAACAGGTGGAGGAACAGGAGGGCATATTTATCCTGCTCTCTCAATTGCAGAAGGATTGAAAAAAGAATTTGATAATCCGGAAATTTTATATATAGGCACCAGATCGGGTCTGGAAAAAGAGGTAGTACCGAGAGCCGGTTATCCCATTGAATTTATTCAAGCTTCCGGTTTAAGCCGTAAAATATCTTTTGATAATCTAAAAACATTATTGAGAACACTTTATGGAGTTGGTCAGTCTATTGTCATTATAAAACGTTTTAAACCTGATCTGGTAATAGGAACAGGTGGTTTTGTAGCTGGTCCAGTAATGCTAGCTGCAATTCTTTTGGGAAAATCTACACTTATTCATGAGCAGAATGCTTATCCGGGATTAACCAATCGGTTGATCAGCAAATATGTTGATCATATCGCCATAAGTTTTGAAGAGTCAAAGAAATATTTTAAAGGGAAAAAAATAACGCATACGGGGAATCCCATAAGAAAAGAGATATTGACCCGTACCAGGAATGAAGGTTATAAAAATCTTCAACTTGATAGAAATAAGAAGACTCTTTTGGTCTTTGGGGGAAGTGGTGGAGCAAAGAGTCTTAATCAGGCTATGTTAGATTTTTACAAGTTTATTCAGAAAAATCCTGATTTCCAGCTAATTCATGTAACTGGAAAACGTGATTATAAAGAACATCTTAAAGAGATAAAAGAGCGAGGTATTGAATTAAGTCCGCGCATACGGATAGAAGAATATCTTTATCAAATAGAAGATGCTTATGCAGTAGCTGATTTGATTATAGGGCGGGCTGGTGCAATTACTTTAGCTGAAATTACAGCCCGGGGGATTCCTGCGATTTTGATCCCTTTCCCTTATGCTACTGAAAATCATCAGGAACATAATGCCCGAACTTTGGAGAAAAAAGGGGCAGCACGGGTGATTTTAGATCATCAATTAACCGGTGATAAGCTGGCAGAGATGGTAAATGAGATTTTTTCTACTCAGGGCTTAATTAAAAGAATGAAAGAGGCTAGTTTAAAATTGGGAAGACCAGATGCTGAAGAACGAATAATTAATATAATTAAGGAAATATTAAATAAATAG
- the ftsW gene encoding putative lipid II flippase FtsW has translation MKLTKEKSSPDILIFLIVMILLGIGLVMVYSASAVREGFRYLNRQLLWAVIGIMGMIFFMNFDYHRYRKMSGWILLGSIIGLILVLIPGVGIVVNGSRRWLGFGSFRFQPSEIAKFALVIFLAHYMALRSEKMRTKILSLILPLIISGIVCLLILIEDLGTAVTIAGTVFLMLFAVGVPMRVLISLVMMGIPGVLYFIFSEEYAYRKARILAFLNPWADPLGNGYHIIQSLLALGSGGIFGVGLGHSRQKFYYLPEPNTDFIFAVIGEELGLLGTAFILLLFFALAWRGFQIALKCDDLFGSLLAVGLTCMIILQAIINIAVVTGAMPVTGITLPFISYGGSSLCIMLSAVGILLNISRHIRDL, from the coding sequence TTTTTTTGATAGTGATGATTCTATTGGGGATTGGACTAGTGATGGTATACAGCGCCAGTGCGGTTCGAGAAGGTTTTCGTTATTTAAACCGCCAATTGCTCTGGGCTGTAATTGGTATAATGGGTATGATCTTTTTTATGAACTTTGATTATCATAGATACAGGAAGATGTCCGGATGGATTCTTTTAGGTTCCATTATTGGTCTGATCCTGGTCTTGATTCCCGGAGTGGGGATTGTGGTTAATGGTTCTAGACGGTGGTTGGGATTTGGTTCTTTTAGGTTTCAACCCTCTGAAATTGCCAAATTTGCATTGGTTATTTTTCTGGCCCATTATATGGCCCTCCGTTCTGAGAAAATGCGAACAAAAATCTTATCTTTAATCCTACCTCTGATTATTTCAGGAATAGTATGTTTGTTGATTTTGATTGAAGATTTAGGAACTGCTGTTACCATTGCCGGTACTGTCTTTTTAATGCTTTTTGCAGTAGGTGTACCCATGAGGGTTCTTATCAGTTTAGTCATGATGGGTATTCCCGGTGTACTATACTTCATATTTTCAGAGGAATATGCCTACCGTAAGGCCAGAATTTTAGCTTTTTTAAATCCCTGGGCAGATCCTTTGGGAAATGGATATCACATTATTCAATCCCTTCTTGCACTTGGTTCAGGAGGTATATTTGGAGTAGGCTTAGGTCATAGTAGGCAGAAGTTTTATTATCTGCCTGAACCGAATACAGATTTTATCTTTGCGGTAATTGGAGAAGAGCTAGGATTATTAGGAACAGCTTTTATTCTTTTGCTCTTTTTTGCATTGGCCTGGCGGGGATTTCAAATTGCACTAAAGTGTGATGACTTATTTGGCTCACTTTTAGCTGTAGGATTGACATGTATGATCATTTTGCAGGCAATAATTAATATTGCAGTAGTTACAGGTGCAATGCCGGTAACCGGGATTACACTCCCCTTTATCAGTTATGGAGGATCATCTCTTTGTATTATGTTATCGGCGGTGGGAATATTATTAAATATCTCTCGACATATCAGGGATCTTTAG
- the murC gene encoding UDP-N-acetylmuramate--L-alanine ligase, whose protein sequence is MGFRRKIHFIGIGGISMSGIASILLDMGYQVSGSDLKDSPLLRELKKKGARIYIGHDAANLDHPDEVVVTAAIPPNNVELQKARELGIPIIKRAQMIARLMKYKKGIAIAGTHGKTTTTSMVSLILEKAGLDPTVLLGGELNDIGGNAKLGQGEYLVTEADESDGSFLYFEPLISIVTNIESDHMDYYETEEKLKQAFSQFLEKVPAHGAKIVCWDDPVIRSLVNSQDRNLITYGTRDDCNIQIKRVKLLPQHTEVEVSLNGEDQGRLILNVPGMHNVYNSMAALGVGYYLGLSFEQVAKYLNQFCGVHRRFEKKGLINGVLVVDDYGHHPTEIKATLKAARQRGAKRIICVFQPHRYTRTLHLKEEFSKSFSDADIIIMTGIYSAGEKPIPGVDGYKLAQLTERYEKRPVKYFPCLEGIAEYLAELVQPGDLVLTLGAGDVYLVGEKLLDILSNSNLSLKTGSDVGC, encoded by the coding sequence ATGGGTTTTAGAAGAAAGATTCATTTTATCGGTATTGGTGGTATTTCAATGAGCGGAATAGCCAGTATTCTTCTTGATATGGGATATCAAGTCAGTGGATCAGATTTAAAAGATTCTCCTCTTCTTAGAGAACTTAAAAAGAAAGGTGCCAGGATTTATATCGGTCATGATGCTGCTAATTTAGATCACCCTGATGAAGTGGTGGTAACTGCTGCTATTCCACCTAACAATGTTGAGTTACAAAAAGCCCGGGAATTGGGGATTCCCATTATTAAACGTGCGCAAATGATTGCGCGGTTGATGAAATATAAAAAAGGGATAGCTATTGCAGGAACTCACGGTAAAACTACCACAACATCTATGGTTTCGTTAATTTTAGAAAAGGCCGGTCTGGATCCTACGGTACTTTTAGGTGGAGAATTGAATGATATCGGTGGGAATGCCAAATTAGGTCAAGGTGAATACCTGGTCACTGAAGCAGATGAGAGTGATGGTTCCTTTTTATATTTTGAACCTCTTATCTCTATTGTTACCAATATTGAATCTGATCATATGGATTACTATGAAACTGAGGAAAAACTGAAACAGGCTTTTTCACAATTTTTAGAAAAAGTTCCAGCTCACGGAGCGAAGATTGTCTGTTGGGATGATCCGGTGATTCGTTCTCTGGTCAATTCTCAAGACAGAAATCTGATCACGTATGGTACACGTGATGATTGTAATATTCAAATCAAAAGAGTTAAATTACTACCCCAGCATACTGAAGTAGAGGTATCTTTAAATGGAGAAGACCAGGGACGGTTAATCCTTAATGTACCGGGAATGCATAATGTTTACAATAGTATGGCTGCCCTTGGTGTCGGATATTACCTGGGCCTTTCATTTGAGCAGGTAGCGAAATATTTGAATCAATTCTGTGGAGTACATCGGCGTTTTGAAAAAAAAGGTCTTATCAATGGTGTTTTAGTGGTTGATGATTACGGTCACCACCCAACCGAGATCAAAGCTACTTTAAAAGCTGCCCGTCAGAGAGGAGCGAAACGAATAATCTGTGTCTTTCAACCCCATCGTTATACCCGGACCCTTCACTTAAAAGAAGAATTTAGTAAATCTTTCAGTGATGCAGATATAATTATTATGACAGGAATTTACAGTGCTGGAGAAAAGCCTATTCCTGGCGTAGATGGTTATAAATTGGCTCAATTAACTGAAAGATATGAAAAACGACCGGTTAAATATTTCCCATGCCTGGAAGGAATTGCAGAGTATCTGGCTGAATTGGTTCAACCGGGCGATCTGGTCTTAACTTTGGGTGCAGGAGATGTTTATTTGGTTGGAGAAAAATTATTGGATATTTTAAGTAATTCTAATCTATCGTTAAAAACCGGATCGGATGTAGGATGTTAA
- a CDS encoding FAD-binding protein, which produces MNSFLLDNLQSYFIGEIRENELLKFHTGFRIGGPARLMLIPKGIEDLRRAIVWAGREKIPYRVIGNGTSVLAHHDGYDGLVIKLVNVLNHIRIEGHRIYAGAGATMTALLRQAINHRLTGLERWWGVPSSIGGWLIRMGMAQAPELDYLIQEVYVMEPDGSITRWIEPSQLFVEDNSNIIKRVIIEVVFQLKPGDSEGTANKITARQVEWEFLTQICLPMAGPVFLTHYKDLTEVFIKTGILSLHKGRAAFLGIGNGYVANLGGTEYDEVLDLLEEIKERVTKLTDLKFRIGLSLLQTKEVIRC; this is translated from the coding sequence ATGAACTCTTTTTTACTGGATAATTTGCAATCGTATTTTATAGGTGAAATTCGGGAAAATGAACTATTGAAATTTCATACGGGATTTAGAATAGGGGGGCCGGCCCGGTTGATGCTGATTCCAAAAGGAATTGAGGATTTACGTCGGGCCATTGTCTGGGCGGGAAGGGAAAAGATTCCTTACCGGGTGATTGGGAATGGTACTTCAGTGTTGGCTCACCATGACGGATATGATGGGTTGGTTATTAAATTGGTGAATGTTTTAAATCATATTCGGATTGAGGGTCACCGAATTTATGCTGGAGCGGGTGCAACCATGACAGCATTATTACGTCAGGCCATAAATCATAGATTGACTGGGCTGGAAAGATGGTGGGGAGTACCCTCATCAATTGGTGGGTGGTTAATCAGGATGGGTATGGCACAGGCACCTGAATTGGACTATCTAATTCAGGAGGTTTATGTGATGGAACCCGATGGTTCTATTACCCGCTGGATAGAACCTTCTCAACTTTTTGTTGAAGATAATTCAAATATTATAAAACGAGTAATAATTGAAGTGGTCTTTCAATTAAAGCCTGGAGATAGTGAAGGAACTGCCAATAAAATTACCGCAAGGCAGGTAGAATGGGAGTTTTTGACCCAGATTTGTTTACCAATGGCTGGGCCGGTCTTTTTGACCCATTATAAGGATTTGACAGAGGTTTTTATAAAAACCGGGATTTTGAGTTTGCATAAAGGTCGGGCAGCTTTTTTAGGAATTGGGAATGGATATGTAGCAAATCTGGGGGGAACAGAATATGATGAAGTATTAGATCTTCTTGAGGAAATAAAAGAAAGAGTAACTAAGTTGACGGATTTGAAGTTTAGGATAGGATTGTCTCTATTGCAGACAAAGGAGGTGATCCGATGTTAA